Proteins co-encoded in one Kutzneria chonburiensis genomic window:
- a CDS encoding phosphatase PAP2 family protein: protein MNYEIFSMVNGLAGVFGPLDLLMVFAAKYLIFLLFAGGAAVTFLRARQDGWWPAGAWRIGQVAVTLGIALALSVTVRMFHLSLRPFQTHQVHMLITHDPGVSLPSDHATASFALAIAVWFFVSAKWGPYFMGVAALVAISRVFVGVHYPADITAGALLSTLAGLAVWGATLLWQDKFIAHFTPVSSTTERELERVA, encoded by the coding sequence GTGAACTACGAGATCTTCAGCATGGTCAACGGACTTGCCGGCGTCTTCGGCCCGCTGGACCTGCTGATGGTCTTCGCCGCCAAGTACCTGATCTTCCTGCTGTTCGCCGGCGGCGCCGCGGTGACGTTCCTGCGGGCCAGGCAGGACGGCTGGTGGCCGGCCGGCGCGTGGCGGATCGGCCAGGTCGCCGTCACGTTGGGCATCGCCCTGGCGTTGTCGGTGACCGTTCGGATGTTCCACCTGTCGCTGCGGCCGTTCCAGACCCACCAGGTGCACATGTTGATCACCCATGACCCCGGGGTGTCGCTGCCCAGCGACCATGCCACGGCATCCTTCGCGCTGGCCATCGCCGTCTGGTTCTTCGTGTCGGCCAAGTGGGGGCCGTACTTCATGGGCGTGGCCGCGCTGGTCGCGATCTCCCGGGTGTTCGTCGGCGTGCACTACCCGGCCGACATCACCGCCGGGGCACTGCTGTCCACCCTCGCCGGCCTGGCCGTCTGGGGCGCGACCCTCCTCTGGCAGGACAAGTTCATCGCCCACTTCACGCCGGTGTCCAGCACCACTGAACGCGAGCTGGAGCGCGTCGCGTGA
- a CDS encoding alpha/beta hydrolase, with the protein MSTPGLRERGQRPTGVALLLHGGRARSHEPATRANLTYLRMVPFARDLARYGRRHGLLVAQLSYRYRGWNAPDLDPVTDTRWALDRLRDKHGELPVVLVGHSMGGRAALHAADDPDVLGVCALAPWTEPGEPVAQLAGKSLLMAHGDRERWTDPRLSYDYAVRAKAVTDDVCRFEVHGDGHAMLRRAPEWTRLVRSFVLGRLDYEPMPGWIANAVREPSPRGLRVPLSLEGAAG; encoded by the coding sequence ATGTCCACACCAGGCCTGCGGGAACGCGGGCAGCGGCCCACCGGCGTCGCCCTGCTGCTGCACGGCGGCCGCGCCCGCAGCCACGAGCCCGCGACCAGGGCGAACCTCACCTACCTGCGGATGGTGCCGTTCGCCCGCGACCTGGCCCGCTACGGCCGCCGGCACGGCCTGCTCGTCGCCCAGCTCAGCTACCGGTACCGCGGCTGGAACGCCCCGGACCTCGACCCGGTGACGGACACCCGCTGGGCGCTGGACCGGCTGCGGGACAAGCACGGGGAGCTGCCGGTGGTGCTGGTCGGCCACTCCATGGGCGGCCGCGCCGCGCTGCACGCCGCCGACGATCCCGACGTGCTGGGCGTGTGCGCGCTGGCCCCGTGGACCGAGCCGGGCGAGCCGGTGGCGCAGCTGGCCGGCAAGTCGCTGCTGATGGCGCACGGTGACCGCGAGCGCTGGACCGACCCGCGCCTGTCCTACGACTACGCGGTGCGGGCCAAGGCCGTCACCGACGACGTGTGCCGGTTCGAGGTGCACGGCGACGGGCACGCGATGCTGCGGCGGGCCCCCGAGTGGACGAGGTTGGTCCGAAGTTTTGTCCTTGGTCGCCTGGATTACGAACCGATGCCCGGGTGGATCGCGAACGCTGTGCGTGAGCCGTCGCCGCGGGGCCTGCGGGTGCCGCTGAGCCTGGAAGGGGCCGCCGGATGA